GGTGGTCAAGTGGTCCCCTGCAGGTAGTCTACACAAACAGAATAATGGCATTCCCTACATCAAAAACATGTCGTACCTACACTTTGTATGTGTATAAGTTTACATGTGTATAAGTATATATGTAATACcctataagtatatatatatcatatttattactctactaataatgaagtttttatttttattttggttgattcttatattatagagaacactttcgttgtcgggtcgtgacactagggctctgcctgaaaatcagcgctgcagtggtcaaatactgcagcatcatgctgaggcaggagccttttcagctcaaacaccatttttctttttagtactgtcgagctcgtagttttaagttttaatagtTACAATACCTAGTtacaatttgtaacatttggtttgtatgttttgttttttttgtcttttcttgttttgtgagctgaataaacttttatttatttatttatttgtttatttactttGTATGAACCACTCGCGTACGTTGATGGTAACCACTATGTTAGTAACCTTCCCGAAAGTCTCAACTACTTATATAACTTGGCtatacctttttgtttttgtaacatctccactgtttacccatattcgcaataaagaaattgaattgaattgaattaactATACAAAGTTTCATCGCAATCGTTTGAATGGTATAGGTATTGAATGGTAAGAACGCGTAAGGGACAAagattcattaattttatatacctaggtaaataTGTACTTGATTATATTGATGCAAACTGGCACATCATATATATTGCAGAGACAATCCAGAAATGTCTGCTACCTATATGTAACTAAGACTTTTTGATATTTTCAGAGAATGAAGGATTCAGATGAAGAATGGAAACTGTGTCCCAGACAAAGGAACTTAATTAACAAGAAGTTACTCAAACAGATCACTACTGTACAACCATCAAGAAGCCCATCGCCAAATTATCTTGATACTTTAGTTCTTGAAGCTATGGAACTAGAGGACATGCCCgaacaaaaattaaacacaGCTGCTTTTGAAACTGAACATGATAGAGTAAAACGTAGACTTACACACGAACCAAGACAAAGTCTAAAGCGCAAAGAACGCTTTGAAATAAATGAAGATGAGCATCCCAGTCAGCTAAATACAGCGGCTTATTCAAAAACAGCGAACCCACAAaagaagataaaattaaaagcaCTGGAAAATAAGAATAAAGCAAAACATAGACGTGATAGCTACGAATCAAAACTACCCAAGGAGGATCCCTTGAAAAAAGAACAATCCACCCATCAGCAAGATGAAACAGTGAACAAACCAGAGCCTCCagaaacaaataacaatattataagtCAACCAAATTATTTGCCGAGAGATCAAAAAAGCATTGTAAACGATACAACGAATAATGAAATAGATGCAGTAATAACAAAATTAGAAAATGATATGAATTACTCTGTGTTAAATCTTAATTTAATCGATATAAAGCAGGAACTttatagtgatatttaataagttAGCTTTGTTGCTTAAACCAACTACGTAATATCTCATTAGGTAGTCAGTATGCTAAGCGGCTGGGCTAAAAAGAttattgattaatattttttggatcagaaaaaataaaaaataaatcgagCCATTTTAGTGTGTTTTAGCATATTATGTATGttatttgtaaatatatatacctacctttattatgattttctttttatttacatacCAATCAACGTTAAGCAGTGGTTAAGACAATAAATAATCTGAAAGTTTCAAACTTTAAGTTAAACTGTTTCTGAGGATTAGAGATTCGAATATATAGACCACGGGTACTGAAGTTGCCAACAGAAGAATGCGGCTAGGTTGGGCAGCTTTTGGGACattgagtcaagtcttctcatcgtcaataggctacttgacaatttttttaagttggtcttaaatggttaatatttgtcctattatatcaaaaaaattaacactatatttttttgcgccctaaaaaccgtaaaactttaatttaaaaaaatatttttcttagacaggtgaaaacactgtcggccatgtttggccgatagattatctgtgctctgacgtcatgcatttgtaaacaacagtataaccacagggttatactgttgtttacaaatgcatgacgtcagagcacagtacagtataaccacagggtaaggctgcctgtccactggtgcggagcggagcggagatgtgttgagcagaccaatcagattgtcggtaaataacgtgacatttttattccgtcatctgatgaaactctgattggtcaactatacacatctccgctccgctccgcttcagtggacaggcacc
This genomic stretch from Maniola hyperantus chromosome 18, iAphHyp1.2, whole genome shotgun sequence harbors:
- the LOC138403548 gene encoding uncharacterized protein; translation: MNNKDKKRKNKKNTRKVILQYKDTKETLVLTRAVRKRRENLIIKIQCNTQSVKEVSRTVTQNEDYPIFRAQLKDRIVPRCLRDRCRRQVQHKTKQCQLHRGRKSKDKSKSHNAKNRTAIIPLITISDDESDGLQYDDISSGSSWTDYEIDALMVSTRKRMKDSDEEWKLCPRQRNLINKKLLKQITTVQPSRSPSPNYLDTLVLEAMELEDMPEQKLNTAAFETEHDRVKRRLTHEPRQSLKRKERFEINEDEHPSQLNTAAYSKTANPQKKIKLKALENKNKAKHRRDSYESKLPKEDPLKKEQSTHQQDETVNKPEPPETNNNIISQPNYLPRDQKSIVNDTTNNEIDAVITKLENDMNYSVLNLNLIDIKQELYSDI